In Drechmeria coniospora strain ARSEF 6962 chromosome 03, whole genome shotgun sequence, the DNA window CTCGCGCGCGACGGGCGATGCGGACGCACCGTTCTTGCAGCTCGTGATGATGGCCTCCTCGCTGAACTCGAGCCAGCAGGCCGGGTGGCTGTCGATCGACGTCGTCTTGGTCGCGTCAGCGGATCGTATCCTCTTCGGCCAAAATCAAACCAGAGGGTGCCCACCAAGATGGGCGGCAGCATCGGAATCCGCGCCCGAGGCTCCACGGGGTGAgagatgccgtcgtcgtcgtcgtcgtcgtccaccgTCGAGTCGCGtcgcaggccgacggcgcttCCCGAGTCGAGCCGCGGCGGCATcccggccggcgacgagacggaTCCTCTACGTCGTGCGGCGTTCTGCTCCCGTCGTCAGCTTGCAAGCGGCGCCTCCATCTTTCGGCGTGGACCTTTCGCTACCTTGGGCCGATAGagcatgccgacgccgaaatcccagaggcagaggcggccatcctcgccgacgctcccGAACCGATAGTTTCTGTCGTCGCACCGCCAGGGGTCAAAGGCCAACGCCGTGACCCAAGATTCGTGGCCCTGACATCGAGCGACGAGCGCCGCGTCCGACACGGACCATATCGACACCAGATCGTCTTGGCCGCCCGTCAGCACGTACTTGCCGTCGGGCGTCCAGCACACGCACGTCAGGCCGCCGTAGTACGAGTTGAACAAGGCGAGGAGCCTgcaggccatcgtcgtcagcgTCCGACTCCCTCACCCGGGGTCCCCGTGCTCACTCTTCTCGGAGGTAGTCGATGATCCTCAGCGTGCCGTCCTCGctcacgacggcgagatgtCGCCTGTCCGGCGAGAAGGAAAAGGCGTTGATGCGTTGGTTCGAGAGCTTCCAAGCCGCCACGGGGTTCGTCTTTTGGCTCCGCGAGTGGACCGACTTTTGGATCTGGATCTTGGGCcggtggccgccgccgtttcCGCagggcccgtcgtcggcctcgctcccggcgctgctgctcggcgccTCTCCTTCGGGGTGGAAGGGGGCATCGTCCCGTTCCTTGTCGTACACCACCAGCGAGCCGTCCATGTgcgcggcgaggaagaggttTTCGGATCCCGGAATCCACTGCATCTCGGCCACGGGCGTGTTGTTGATGGCTCCCTGTCCGCCGTCAGCACCCCGTCGACATCCTCGGGAGGCGTGCCCACATTCTTGTTGAGGCGCGTGTATCGCTGCGAGATGGGCTCCCACCAGATGACCTCGCTGGTGGAAAAGCCCATGATGACGTCCATGTGCGACGGGCTCTTGGTCGTCTTGTTGACGTCGTGACAGAGGCAGTGCGCCTTGGTGAAGAGAATCTTGGTCAGGTAGTCTTGCTGCGCCGCTTGTCAGCGCcccgcgacggccgagcccgTCCGTTCCGACGGTTGGCGAGGCAGGCGACGGACCTTGTTGGGGGACGAGAGGTCCAGCCACTGGAAGGCGCGGTTGACGTTTCCGAAGGCGaagatgccgtcggccggccgatCCGTCAGCCTTCGCGACAGGTTCTCGTTGACGATGACCCTCGAGATGAAGGACGAGTTGCTCTTCGTCACGCTGTTCTtcggcttcttcttcttgttcACGTCCCGGACCGGAGCCTGCGTCAGCAGCGCGTTTCCCTCCCCAAACGCCGGCGCGGAGCCAAAGGTGACCGAGGCAGTCGGCACGTCGCTCGCGGACGTGCCGCGGCCATCCTCGCTGCTCACGGCGCCTTCGGTCGAGAGGCGCGATTCGGTCGAGCGGTCCCGCACGCTGGatccggcgccgccgagcgacAGCGTCGTTTCCGCCGGCCCCTTGTACAGGAACGGCGGCGGTTTCGCCTCGAGGCTGACGATGGACATTTTGGtacccgccgtcgccggctgcgGGCTCGTCGCCAGAGGGTTCACGTTCACGATGGGCGCCTCCGACGGATGGGGCGGAGGAGTGGCGAGTTGGAGGTCCTCCTTCAGCACGTAGGTTCCTAAGACGCCCTTTAGCATGCCTCGCGCTCCGGCTTGGTTATGGGAGGAGTGGAAGGGGTGTGTGcaccctcggccgcgagaaACTGCCACTCCGGGCCCGTCGGGTTGGCGATGGTGTTGTTGGTCTCCATCAAGGGCACGATGCCCGTGAGCCCAACCGGGTGGTAGGGCCCCGCCCCGGGATATCGCGGGGGTGGCGGGAGGACGCTGGATCGGTGAGCGAGCtgcacgtcggcggcatgcGAGCGATGCAAACGTACAACATGTCGGCCGTCCTTGACTCCCGTCGAGGTTGGCGGCGGTGCGACGCTGGGAAGAGGCGGGGGTGACGTCGCTGGAATGCTCCGTCGCTGGGCAATCAATCGTAGCACAGGGCTTGGGAGCAAGGTACGCGCCGCCCGCAAGCATGAGCTACCAGGCTGACGGGTAGCACTCCGTGatcggccggcgacgactgTCTGCAGCCTCTCGATTGATCTTCCCCCAAATGCCACGATTCCACGGGAGCTGTGCCGGACGGGGAGCTGGGGTTGGTGTGGGGTGGTCGATGACGCTGACTCGAGCTCCAGCAGCGGTAAATTGCCACCAGGAACGAGCTactcgtgctccgtaccgtccATGCAGACCTTGCCGTGCTCGTGGTTGAGAATGCTCGTGGTGATGGACACTCAGGGAGCCGTTGAACGATGGCCTGGGGGACGCAGAACGGCCATTGTCCGAGGGGAAAGGTGCAAAGGCAAAGCTCGCGGCATCGGGCACACGCTATAGTTTTGTTGCTGTTGGCGTTGAGCGGGATGGACGGAATTTCTAGGCTGAACTGTGGGAGTAgcaaatacagtacctaagtgtacaagtacagtacttgctcggtACTGCGCCATTGCTAGCGCTCACGGCGTGCGGTTATTAGcttacctaggtacctagtatacaGCAAAcgtgtatccgtactccgtgctctgtATTACGTGCAAGGCTCACACGTTGTATTATCAACAGAGGCaccctacttgtactgtagtgccTACTCCCACCGTgccgtaccgtacagtacatgtacaagtacttgcatggtaagtatctacggagtactgctcCCAGGAGAGTCAAGTCTCCCGAGTCCCGTGCGATCAATACGACCTTTTGTCCACGTGCCCGATGCCAAGTCACATCAGAAACGAGCCAATTCCAATCGCATacgagtacagagtacagtgcagaTGATGATGGACACGGGAATCCTTTCTCCCCATAGATTCCTGTTCAGTGATGCGGGACTCCAAGCTGTGACGTATCCTAGCAAACTTGCTTGCAACTCCCCCATGTTCCAGGTGTCCACCATCATGGAGTGCAGTGATGgatgcttgcatgtacaagtaggtactagtacctacaattgcatgtacggagtaattacagtacgtgaagcacaagtacttgtacttgcacttgcttaCGGCACACCAGGTACTACCAaatgcatgtgctgtacctactgtagtataTTAGTTGGGTGGCAAAagcgctaccaaaattgaatcgtcgcCCTTGTCTTGTGACTGTGCCGATAATTACAGTACCAGTGCACGTACgactaatactccgtaactCTTATTTGCTTGTGCTGtaaccaagtacagtacattagCTTCCCGCGTAACACGCCCATGGGTCAAACCTGGCGCTTACTCCAGCACTGGTCCACCAGCCGTTAGTGGATGGGGTGGCCACCACTGTTGCAACGCAACACCCGCAGTCTCTCCCGCGGTTGCCCATACATACATCAATTACTGCAAGGAGTAATACAagatactgtacggagtacggcgtagGCACTTGCTTGTCATAGGCACTACCTGAACTGAGTACAATACTTGTTGGCGTATTACTGGACTGCgattgtaggtgtactcacATGTCCAGCAGCCCTGCTAATACCACGTACGCAagaaagtacatgtacaagcaaagtacacctaccaTCGCCGTCTTGCGGCATCCGCCTTGGGCTCcatatactgtaagtaattactgtgtTTTAACAGTTTTAACTACGGAGAACCAGGCACCAATACGCTAGCTCCCCACGTAACGCCTAACGCGATAGCACTTGTGCTGGGTCATAGTACAGCTCCTCTTTTTTTCAGGCTCGTCATTTCCGAATCATCGCCTCTCCCGCTGCCCTGTGAGTGCCTCATTCGAAGCGTGGCCAAGTCGATTCGACACGCCCATCTCGAAAAAGGCATGCgtggctcggcggcgacgcatcTGCAAAGGCTGCCGCGATACCGAAGCCCACAACATGGCGACTGGTACGTCCGTCTCCTCGCGCTGCCCCCTTTCCCCTGATGCccgatgatgatggctgACGCTCCCTCTCGCCAGTCCGTGTCTGCGTCTGCGGCGATGAGAGCACGGGAAAGTCGAGCCTCATCGCCTCTCTCGTCAAGGACCAGTTCATAAGCAACAAAATCCAGCCGGTGCTTCCCCAAATCACCATCCCGCCGAGCATCGGAACGCCGGAGAacgtgacgacgacgattgtCGACACCTCGGCCCGTCCCCAGGACCGGACGACGCTGCGAAAGGAAATCCGAAAATGCAACGTCATCCTCCTGGTCTACGCCGACCACTACAGCTACGAGCGAGTCGCCCTCTTCTGGATGCCCTACTTCCGGTCGCTCGGCGTCAACGTGCCCGTCGTCCTGTGCGCCAACAAGTCGGACCTCGCGAGCCAGGGCAGCACGCCTCAgattgtcgacgaggagatgctgcccgtcatggccgagTTTCGCGAGATCGACTCGTGCATCCGGACGAGCGCGCGGGAGCACAAGAACATCAACGAGGTCTTCTTCCTCTGCCAAAAGGCCGTCACCCACCCCATCGCCCCGCTCTTCGACTACAAGGAGGGCCACCTCAAGCCGGcctgcgtcgccgccctgaGCAGGGTCTTCCTCCTCTGCGACCGGGACCAGGATGGCCTGCTGAACGACCAAGAGATGTGCGACTTTCAGACGCGCTGCTTCGGCAAGAGCTTGACGAgcgacgacctcgacaaCATCAAGCTGTCCATCGCCAAGTCGCTTCCGAACCATCGGCTGACCGACCGCGGAATCGACCTCGCGGGCTTCCTGCAGCTGAACAAGCTGTACGCCGAAAAGGGCCGGCACGAGACGATATGGATCATCCTGCGCAAGTACCACTACACCGACAGCCTGAGCCTCGAGGACAAGTTTCTCCACCCCAAGTTCGAGGTGCCGGAgcactcgtcggccgagctcAGCCCGGCCGGCTATcgcttcttcgccgaccTGTTCCTGCTCTTCGACAAGgacaacgacggcggcctcaacgacgccgagctcgaggccctcTTCCTGCCGACGCCCGGCCCGCCCGCCTCCTGGCTCGACTCGTCCTTTCCCGACTCGACGGTGCGGAACGAGGCCGGCCACGTGACGCTGCAGGGTTGGCTCGCGCAGTGGAGCATGACGACGTtcctcgaggccaagacgACCATCGAGTACCTCGCCTACCTGGGTTTCGAGCCGCAGAACGCCAAGGACCCCATCACGGCGGCGCTCAAGATCACGAAGCCTCGcaagcggaggcggcggccgggacGTGTGGAGAGAAACGTCGTGCTGTGCTACCTCGTGGGCGCCCCCGGAGCGGGCAAGTCGTCCCTTCTCGACGCCTTCCTCAACCGTTCGTTCGAGGGCCTGCACCGGCCGACGATCAAGCCCCGCCGGGCGGTgaacggcgtcgagctcccCGGCGGCAAGCAGGTCTATCTCatcctcgaggagctcggcgagctggaaCCGGCCGTGCTGGAGAACCAGTCCAGGCTGGAGTCTTGCGACCTCATCTGCTACGCCTACGATTCGTCCGACCCGGACTCCTTCTCTCACATTGTCGACATGCGATCGAAGCACCCGCACCTCGACGGGCTGCCCTCGGTCTACACCGCCCTCAAGGCCGACAAGGACAAGACGACGCAGCGGAGCGAGCTGCAGCCAGACCAGTACGCGTCGTCGCTCAGCATGAACCACCCGCTGCACGTGAGCGTGACGTGGAACAGCATCAGCGAGCTCTTTGTCACcctcgccgagacggcgacgagcccgaGCCTCGGCTTTCCcaagacggaggaggagacgccCGACCGGACGAGCCTCTACATGGCGCTGGCGGCCACGGCatgcgccgccatcgccgccgtcatgatTTGGCGGCGATCGACGAACGCGGCGTAGcgaggctcgtcggcggctgcaTTCTTGGTCCGCTCCGGAATGGGCACGCGCTCGTCACCCATCCGGGCGGCGCTTCGACCCGGCAAAGAGATGGGCGACGCAAGGAAAAGGGGGCGGTGGCGGGGGGCCATGCTGCATGGCGAGGAGCTGTCGAACGTCTTTTTAATGATACCCAACTACTGCAACTCCCCGCAGCACCGTCACTTTTTAGAATACAAAGACGAGGCAGAGCACGCACAGGCAGGGAGGTAGTGAGCATGAATAGCGTGTAGCGGCAGAATGGATCGATGCGCTCGCTGGTGGATGCGTGCCACCCACCATGTCGAGCACGGCGCAGGCCCGTCGCCCGTTCAGCCGATTCCTAGACCTTGTAGAAGCAGAAGCCGACGTAGAAGCTCGcggcctccatctcctcgtccgacaCGAGCAGCGGCCCGCCGCCCCTCTCCCGCACGCCCATCCGCTCGCTCAGCGgaccgagctcggcgtcatccttctcggcctccCAGATCTCGTGAAAGGTTCGGTGAAACTGCAGCTCGAGGTTGaagtcctcggcgagggcgcggaaGGCCTCCCAGGGCACGACGTACTCGGGCACCTCCtccacggcctcgtcgaggaagtagttgtacttccAGCCAAAGGCGGGCCGGAagacgccgtcctcgggcGTCTTGCCGGGGAAGCGTACGCGATAGATGGAGTTGCCCCACTCGGCCGTCGGttccgcctcgccctcctcgacctcgccgtcagtggcggcggcggcctcggtccCCTTGCTCTTcttggcggcgagggcctcgtTGAACTTGCGGAcgtgctcgccgaggacgtcggaGTTGGGGATGCAGCCGATGAAGCGACCGCCCTTCTtgagggcgccggcgacgttgCGCAGCATGGTGCGCGCGTTGGACTCGGACTCGAAGGCGTAGTGCATGGAGAACATCATGGTGACGATGTCGAAGCCGCGACGGTTCATGGGCGAGGGGTCGAAGCCGACCTGGCggacgatgtcgacgtcctcgatcGACTCGCCGTAGCAGTCCTTGACGTGGAAGCGGGCGTCGAAGAGGCGCGGGGGCGGTCGCCGGTACGCACCGCcgcggcctcctcgaccgccgcgCGAGGCCAGGCTCCTGTAGCGGTCGCGGGCCTGGTCGATGCTCACGTCGGCTGGGTCGAGACCGACATAGAGCTCGATGGGCTGGGGCGCGAGCTGCCACTTGTTGAGGTCGCCTCCCTTGCCGCAGCccatgtcgaggacgagcaggtcCTTGCCGGTCGAGCGGCCCTGCTCGCGCGAGCCGGGCGCGTGGTCCTCGTCGGGCGAGTAGCGTTGGATGATGCAGCTCTTGATCCAGTTGTTGAAGACGCGCAGTCCCTTGATCTTGCTGTCGCGCGTCCTCCAGTCGCGGCCACGCTCGGGGACGCTGTTGTAGTGCTGGCGAACGACGTCGTGCACGCCTCGCACCCGGTTCTGCTCGACCgaggcggcctcggccgccgccgccgctctgtCACGATCGAGCTGGCGCTGGCGGATGGCCTcccgctcggcctcggtgaaGCGGGCTCGGGCACCAGGCCGCTTCTGCTTGCGTGGCTGGTCCGACGGTGACAGCTGCCGTCGCTTCGCCGCCTGCAGCGAGCTCGCGTTGTAGGGCTGCGGGAGATCatcctggccgtcgtccgggGACGAGCGCTTCCTGCTGCCGTCCGTTTTGGCTCGAGCATCGCCCGAGGCGCCGTTCTCGCGgtccgccatggccaaggtcCGAGAAACGGAACAGCAGGCTGACCGATGGCTGCTTGCTGCTTCGTCCCGTCGGCTCGTCGAAGCGTTTGCTCGGTCGCAAGAGAGGAGCGGTGGAAGGCGAGGGTAAGGCGAGGGTGCAGGTGCAGAAGGCGGCTCCAAGTGGACAGCTGTGTCGAAGGTTATACCGCACGTATAAGTAAAGGTGTGTTTGTTGGTGGACGATGCAGCCCGTCGGAAGGGCCAGCCGTATGCTGTAGTAGTTGAGCACAGTGCACAACTAcagggtactccgtaggtacctggtacttgtaagtaagtactttcaCAGCAAGGTTgctggcgtcggcgagtacttgtaagttattacctagtagttagtaggtgcctagtacagagtacgtcTACTGTAAGTGGCCCACAGGCAAACGAGTTTAGTGCTAACCTTGTATTATTAGTGCTAAtctagtacctagcagtCACTGGAGTCGCTGCATTTGACTCGCCCTTCCCAGCATTCCACTGtatttgtactccgtacctagtgCTGTTACAGAAGAGTCCATCTCGAGttgccgtacggagtaacaaTAGTAAGTTGGTACTACGTCCCTACACTGTGTACTAAGCATTATGATGTGcactggtacggagtactaaagACAGTAATATTATTTAGCACCCAGTTTGCAAGTTCAATGCTGCGGAGAGATTCGCTTCATCCCGTAGTTGTATCTGAACACAGCCGTAACACGAGTCATGGTCTAGCAAGTGAGCAGAACATCGTGCGCAGGCACTGCAGTACAACAGGTACAACAGGTACTGCAACGGGTACAGCCATAGTTACTGGCACGGGTTTCAAGCCCAGTCCTCGTCGGTTCATTGTACAATTAGGTATTTTCAGGTGCTTGTTGATCTTCACTGAAGCATTTGTGAATGTACGCCGAAAATAATCATGTATCGAAAACGTTGCCTACAAGGAGTATTCGTGGCATTCATGTGATGC includes these proteins:
- a CDS encoding putative WD40 repeat protein CreC, with translation MLAGGAYLAPKPCATIDCPATEHSSDVTPASSQRRTAANLDGSQGRPTCCTFASLACRRRAARSPIQRPPATPAISRGGALPPGWAHGHRALDGDQQHHRQPDGPGVAVSRGRGCTHPFHSSHNQAGARGMLKGVLGTYVLKEDLQLATPPPHPSEAPIVNVNPLATSPQPATAGTKMSIVSLEAKPPPFLYKGPAETTLSLGGAGSSVRDRSTESRLSTEGAVSSEDGRGTSASDVPTASVTFGSAPAFGEGNALLTQAPVRDVNKKKKPKNSVTKSNSSFISRVIVNENLSRRLTDRPADGIFAFGNVNRAFQWLDLSSPNKQDYLTKILFTKAHCLCHDVNKTTKSPSHMDVIMGFSTSEVIWWEPISQRYTRLNKNGAINNTPVAEMQWIPGSENLFLAAHMDGSLVVYDKERDDAPFHPEGEAPSSSAGSEADDGPCGNGGGHRPKIQIQKSVHSRSQKTNPVAAWKLSNQRINAFSFSPDRRHLAVVSEDGTLRIIDYLREELLALFNSYYGGLTCVCWTPDGKYVLTGGQDDLVSIWSVSDAALVARCQGHESWVTALAFDPWRCDDRNYRFGSVGEDGRLCLWDFGVGMLYRPKNAARRRGSVSSPAGMPPRLDSGSAVGLRRDSTVDDDDDDDGISHPVEPRARIPMLPPILTTSIDSHPACWLEFSEEAIITSCKNGASASPVARERIRLTAIEQATSGRGTGRERGPRPALARRRES
- a CDS encoding mitochondrial Rho GTPase 1 — protein: MATVRVCVCGDESTGKSSLIASLVKDQFISNKIQPVLPQITIPPSIGTPENVTTTIVDTSARPQDRTTLRKEIRKCNVILLVYADHYSYERVALFWMPYFRSLGVNVPVVLCANKSDLASQGSTPQIVDEEMLPVMAEFREIDSCIRTSAREHKNINEVFFLCQKAVTHPIAPLFDYKEGHLKPACVAALSRVFLLCDRDQDGLLNDQEMCDFQTRCFGKSLTSDDLDNIKLSIAKSLPNHRLTDRGIDLAGFLQLNKLYAEKGRHETIWIILRKYHYTDSLSLEDKFLHPKFEVPEHSSAELSPAGYRFFADLFLLFDKDNDGGLNDAELEALFLPTPGPPASWLDSSFPDSTVRNEAGHVTLQGWLAQWSMTTFLEAKTTIEYLAYLGFEPQNAKDPITAALKITKPRKRRRRPGRVERNVVLCYLVGAPGAGKSSLLDAFLNRSFEGLHRPTIKPRRAVNGVELPGGKQVYLILEELGELEPAVLENQSRLESCDLICYAYDSSDPDSFSHIVDMRSKHPHLDGLPSVYTALKADKDKTTQRSELQPDQYASSLSMNHPLHVSVTWNSISELFVTLAETATSPSLGFPKTEEETPDRTSLYMALAATACAAIAAVMIWRRSTNAA